A single Mucilaginibacter inviolabilis DNA region contains:
- a CDS encoding alkaline phosphatase family protein, whose amino-acid sequence MKKQFSIALLALFMITGRLMAQTAKHVIFLTIDGLRPDFYLDSGWQTPNLRALMKNGAYAKGVNSVSLP is encoded by the coding sequence ATGAAAAAGCAATTCTCCATAGCACTACTGGCCTTGTTTATGATAACAGGGCGACTGATGGCACAAACCGCCAAACACGTTATCTTTTTGACCATTGACGGGCTACGACCCGATTTTTATCTCGACAGCGGGTGGCAAACGCCTAACCTGCGCGCGCTGATGAAAAACGGAGCTTATGCCAAAGGCGTAAACAGCGTATCCCTTCCATGA
- a CDS encoding alkaline phosphatase family protein, with amino-acid sequence MTYPSHTTIVTGVQPVKHGIFYNNIFTPDGAPQQPYWQDSSIHAPTIWKAAKEKGMTVASLYWPVSANAPVDYNIPDIGGLGDGVREQYSLPQGFYAEVKKEVFGGVDVIDAGKNQNIAQIAAYVIKKSKPGLMTIHVFSVDGAQHTEGRYGPHVREAVADADAAVGIIVDALKAAGIWESTVLLIGGDHGFYDVKKTISPNVWLKEAGLITDLKTGDWKAQFNASGGSAYLYLKDPADKATADKVKALLDAQPDNVKQYYRIISKEQLTKGGYNPNVAFALTGEHDAAFGNASTGNAVKPGKGGTHGYFPDTKNILTGLIAHGPGIRKGAVIEEMNLRDMTPIMVKLLGIPFSKVDGKIPEGLLE; translated from the coding sequence ATGACCTATCCTTCACATACCACTATCGTTACGGGTGTGCAGCCTGTAAAACATGGCATATTTTATAACAATATATTTACCCCCGATGGTGCGCCACAACAGCCCTACTGGCAGGATAGCTCCATTCATGCCCCTACCATCTGGAAAGCTGCCAAAGAAAAGGGCATGACCGTTGCTTCGCTCTACTGGCCCGTATCGGCCAATGCCCCGGTTGATTACAACATCCCGGACATAGGCGGCCTGGGCGATGGGGTTCGCGAGCAGTATTCGTTACCACAGGGTTTTTATGCCGAGGTAAAGAAAGAAGTGTTTGGTGGCGTTGACGTAATAGATGCGGGAAAGAATCAGAACATAGCTCAAATAGCCGCTTATGTAATCAAGAAAAGTAAGCCCGGGCTTATGACCATTCACGTATTTTCTGTAGACGGTGCGCAACATACCGAAGGGCGTTACGGACCACATGTACGGGAAGCGGTAGCCGATGCTGATGCTGCCGTGGGTATTATTGTAGATGCCCTGAAAGCAGCAGGTATATGGGAAAGCACCGTATTGCTCATAGGTGGCGACCATGGGTTTTACGATGTAAAAAAGACGATCTCGCCCAATGTATGGCTCAAAGAAGCCGGCTTGATCACCGATCTGAAAACCGGCGACTGGAAAGCCCAATTCAATGCCTCCGGCGGATCTGCTTACCTGTACCTGAAGGATCCTGCTGATAAAGCTACCGCCGATAAAGTAAAAGCATTACTGGACGCACAACCCGATAACGTTAAACAATATTATCGTATTATCAGCAAAGAACAATTAACCAAAGGCGGTTATAACCCCAATGTTGCCTTCGCGCTTACCGGCGAGCATGACGCTGCATTTGGCAATGCCAGTACGGGCAATGCTGTAAAACCCGGTAAAGGCGGCACACACGGGTATTTCCCCGACACCAAAAATATCCTTACCGGTCTCATCGCCCATGGCCCCGGCATCCGGAAAGGCGCTGTGATCGAAGAAATGAATCTGCGCGATATGACACCCATTATGGTAAAACTGCTGGGTATTCCGTTTTCAAAAGTGGATGGAAAAATACCGGAGGGGTTATTGGAATAG